In one Siniperca chuatsi isolate FFG_IHB_CAS linkage group LG14, ASM2008510v1, whole genome shotgun sequence genomic region, the following are encoded:
- the dpagt1 gene encoding UDP-N-acetylglucosamine--dolichyl-phosphate N-acetylglucosaminephosphotransferase isoform X2 — translation MTFYFEESAEVPPSRITRDSTVELISDVELRQPGSGQITASLIRNERCPESQGVISGTVFLIILFCFIPVPFLSCFVGDQCMGFPHDEFVQLIGALLAICCMIFLGFADDVLNLRWRHKLLLPTMASLPLLMVYFTNFGNTVIVVPKPFRALLGLHLDMGILYYVYMGMLAVFCTNAINILAGINGIESGQALFISGSIIVFNLLELGGDYRDDHVFSLYFMIPFFFTTLALFYHNWYPSSVFVGDTFCYFAGMTFAVVGILGHFSKTMLLFFIPQVVNFVYSLPQLFHIIPCPRHRLPRLNPDTGKLGMSYSKFKRKDLSKLGHLILKVAELLKLQEVRRGQEGDDDFIECNNMTLINLVLKLLGPTHERNLTVIMLIIQVMGSAVAFGIRYHLVRLFYDV, via the exons atgacattttattttgaagagtCAGCGGAAGTACCACCTTCTCGTATCACTCGAGACTCAACGGTTGAACTGATATCAGACGTGGAGTTAAGACAACCGGGCAGTGGACAGATAACAGCTTCACTAATCCGTAATGAAAGATG TCCAGAGTCCCAAGGAGTCATCAGTGGGACGGtcttcctcatcatcctcttctGCTTCATCCCAGTGCCTTTCCTTAGCTGCTTTGTAGGAGATCAGTGCATGGGCTTCCCACATGATGAG TTTGTACAGCTGATTGGTGCACTTCTAGCCATCTGTTGCATGATCTTCCTGGGCTTTGCTGATGACGTGCTGAACCTGCGGTGGAGACACAAGCTCCTGCTTCCCACCATGGCATCCCTGCCGCTGCTCATGGTCTATTTTACCAACTTCGGCAACACGGTCATCGTGGTGCCCAAGCCCTTCAGAGCCCTGCTTGGGCTGCACCTGGACATGG GTATCCTCTACTACGTCTACATGGGAATGCTTGCAGTATTCTGCACAAATGCCATCAACATCCTAGCAGGCATCAACGGCATCGAGTCAGGTCAAGCCCTGTTTATCTCCGGCTCCATCATCGTCTTCAACCTGCTGGAGCTCGGTg GAGATTACCGTGATGACCATGTTTTCTCCCTCTACTTCATGATACCATTCTTCTTCACCACATTAGCACTTTTTTACCACAACTG GTACCCctcatctgtgtttgtgggAGACACTTTCTGCTACTTTGCTGGGATGACCTTTGCTGTAGTCGGCATCTTAGGACACTTCAGCAAAACAATGCTGCTGTTCTTCATTCCTCAAGTGGTTAACTTTGTCTACTCCTTGCCTCAACTTTTTCACATCATCCCCTGTCCCAGACACCGGCTCCCCAG GCTGAATCCAGACACAGGCAAACTCGGGATGAGCTACTCCAAATTCAAAAGAAAGGACCTCTCTAAATTAGGACACCTCATTCTGAAG GTGGCAGAGTTATTGAAGCTGCAAGAGGTGCGAAGAGGCCAGGAGGGAGATGATGATTTTATTGAGTGCAACAACATGACCTTAATAAATCTGGTACTGAAATTACTCGGTCCCACCCATGAGAGAAACCTCACAGTCATCATGCTAATCATACAG gtcatGGGCAGTGCAGTGGCTTTTGGGATCCGTTATCATCTGGTGCGTCTCTTCTACGACGTCTAG
- the dpagt1 gene encoding UDP-N-acetylglucosamine--dolichyl-phosphate N-acetylglucosaminephosphotransferase isoform X1 — protein MSPVPVLPLVINCCMSALGCLATLKLIPAFKDHFISARLYGMDLNKTTKKEVPESQGVISGTVFLIILFCFIPVPFLSCFVGDQCMGFPHDEFVQLIGALLAICCMIFLGFADDVLNLRWRHKLLLPTMASLPLLMVYFTNFGNTVIVVPKPFRALLGLHLDMGILYYVYMGMLAVFCTNAINILAGINGIESGQALFISGSIIVFNLLELGGDYRDDHVFSLYFMIPFFFTTLALFYHNWYPSSVFVGDTFCYFAGMTFAVVGILGHFSKTMLLFFIPQVVNFVYSLPQLFHIIPCPRHRLPRLNPDTGKLGMSYSKFKRKDLSKLGHLILKVAELLKLQEVRRGQEGDDDFIECNNMTLINLVLKLLGPTHERNLTVIMLIIQVMGSAVAFGIRYHLVRLFYDV, from the exons ATGTCTCCTGTACCCGTCCTACCGTTGGTGATTAACTGTTGCATGTCGGCACTCGGCTGCTTGGCCACGTTGAAACTCATTCCTGCTTTCAAAGACCATTTCATCTCAGCCAGATTGTACGGAATGGacctaaacaaaacaacaaaaaaggaagt TCCAGAGTCCCAAGGAGTCATCAGTGGGACGGtcttcctcatcatcctcttctGCTTCATCCCAGTGCCTTTCCTTAGCTGCTTTGTAGGAGATCAGTGCATGGGCTTCCCACATGATGAG TTTGTACAGCTGATTGGTGCACTTCTAGCCATCTGTTGCATGATCTTCCTGGGCTTTGCTGATGACGTGCTGAACCTGCGGTGGAGACACAAGCTCCTGCTTCCCACCATGGCATCCCTGCCGCTGCTCATGGTCTATTTTACCAACTTCGGCAACACGGTCATCGTGGTGCCCAAGCCCTTCAGAGCCCTGCTTGGGCTGCACCTGGACATGG GTATCCTCTACTACGTCTACATGGGAATGCTTGCAGTATTCTGCACAAATGCCATCAACATCCTAGCAGGCATCAACGGCATCGAGTCAGGTCAAGCCCTGTTTATCTCCGGCTCCATCATCGTCTTCAACCTGCTGGAGCTCGGTg GAGATTACCGTGATGACCATGTTTTCTCCCTCTACTTCATGATACCATTCTTCTTCACCACATTAGCACTTTTTTACCACAACTG GTACCCctcatctgtgtttgtgggAGACACTTTCTGCTACTTTGCTGGGATGACCTTTGCTGTAGTCGGCATCTTAGGACACTTCAGCAAAACAATGCTGCTGTTCTTCATTCCTCAAGTGGTTAACTTTGTCTACTCCTTGCCTCAACTTTTTCACATCATCCCCTGTCCCAGACACCGGCTCCCCAG GCTGAATCCAGACACAGGCAAACTCGGGATGAGCTACTCCAAATTCAAAAGAAAGGACCTCTCTAAATTAGGACACCTCATTCTGAAG GTGGCAGAGTTATTGAAGCTGCAAGAGGTGCGAAGAGGCCAGGAGGGAGATGATGATTTTATTGAGTGCAACAACATGACCTTAATAAATCTGGTACTGAAATTACTCGGTCCCACCCATGAGAGAAACCTCACAGTCATCATGCTAATCATACAG gtcatGGGCAGTGCAGTGGCTTTTGGGATCCGTTATCATCTGGTGCGTCTCTTCTACGACGTCTAG